A genomic window from Candidatus Binataceae bacterium includes:
- the mdh gene encoding malate dehydrogenase: protein MARRKIAFIGAGNVGATCAHLCFLRELGNIVLYDIIDGLPQGKALDMAESAPVLGIDAEVVGSTDIKDIEGADCCVVTSGSPRKPGMSRDDLLKINAKVMTDVGAAIKRHAPNAFVIAVTNPLDAMVTQLKRTTGFPKHQIVGQAGVLDSARYRTFLGMELKVSVESINAMVLGGHGDDMVPVRSYTTVGGIPVERLITAKRLDEIEVRTRNGGGEIVNLMKTSSYYAAGTAVFKMVEAYMLDKNELMPCAAYLEGEYGVKGVFAGVPVVIGAGGVERVVEIQLTAGEKKAFDSSVAHVQELVAAMDKVIAQGN from the coding sequence ATGGCTCGGAGAAAAATTGCCTTCATCGGCGCCGGCAACGTGGGCGCCACCTGTGCGCACCTGTGTTTCCTGCGCGAACTCGGCAATATTGTCTTGTATGACATCATCGACGGCCTGCCCCAGGGCAAAGCGCTCGATATGGCCGAGAGTGCGCCCGTGCTGGGCATCGATGCCGAGGTAGTCGGTAGTACCGATATCAAGGATATCGAAGGCGCCGATTGCTGCGTTGTTACGTCGGGGTCGCCGCGCAAGCCCGGGATGAGCCGCGACGATCTTCTTAAGATAAACGCCAAGGTCATGACTGACGTCGGTGCAGCAATCAAGCGGCACGCCCCCAACGCTTTCGTGATAGCGGTGACAAATCCTCTTGATGCCATGGTTACCCAGCTAAAGCGCACAACCGGCTTCCCCAAGCATCAAATCGTCGGACAAGCCGGCGTGCTCGACTCCGCGCGCTATCGAACTTTCCTGGGTATGGAGCTCAAGGTGTCGGTCGAGAGCATTAACGCGATGGTGCTCGGCGGACACGGCGACGACATGGTGCCGGTCCGCAGCTACACCACCGTTGGCGGCATACCGGTCGAACGCCTCATCACGGCCAAGCGCCTGGATGAGATCGAAGTCCGCACGCGCAACGGCGGCGGCGAAATCGTGAATTTGATGAAAACCTCGTCCTACTACGCGGCGGGAACTGCGGTATTCAAGATGGTCGAGGCATACATGCTCGATAAGAATGAACTGATGCCGTGTGCCGCGTATCTGGAAGGCGAGTACGGTGTCAAAGGGGTCTTCGCGGGGGTTCCGGTGGTGATCGGTGCCGGGGGGGTTGAACGGGTGGTCGAGATTCAGCTCACCGCCGGGGAAAAGAAGGCATTCGACAGTTCAGTCGCCCACGTGCAGGAACTCGTTGCTGCAATGGACAAGGTTATCGCGCAGGGTAACTGA
- the ndk gene encoding nucleoside-diphosphate kinase, producing the protein MERTLAIVKPDAVQRGLAGEILKRIEAQGLAVSAVKKLHLTRAQAERFYEVHKDRAFYQTLCDYMTSGPVVIAVLSGEQAITRWRTVMGATDPAKAAAGTIRKDLGVDVEKNAVHGSDAPETAAREIAFFFSAIELLT; encoded by the coding sequence ATGGAACGAACCCTAGCGATCGTAAAACCCGATGCCGTCCAACGTGGCCTCGCCGGCGAAATTCTCAAACGCATCGAAGCGCAGGGGCTCGCGGTAAGCGCGGTAAAGAAGCTCCACCTGACTCGCGCGCAGGCGGAACGGTTCTATGAGGTTCACAAGGACCGGGCGTTCTACCAAACGCTGTGCGACTACATGACCTCGGGCCCAGTCGTTATAGCGGTGCTGTCCGGCGAGCAAGCTATCACCCGGTGGCGAACAGTTATGGGTGCCACCGACCCGGCCAAAGCCGCAGCCGGCACCATCCGCAAAGACCTGGGAGTAGACGTCGAAAAAAACGCGGTACACGGCTCCGACGCTCCAGAAACCGCCGCGCGCGAAATAGCCTTCTTCTTTAGCGCCATCGAACTTCTGACCTAA
- a CDS encoding succinate dehydrogenase/fumarate reductase iron-sulfur subunit → MNLHLRIWRQLKSTAPGEFRDYQVKNIAPDLSFLEMLDALNEDLSAQGEPPVAFEHDCREGICGSCGFLINGVAHGGQRGTTVCQLSMRFFKDGDRLILEPWRAAAFPVIRDLVVDRSAFDRIVQAGGFISAPTGSAPDANAILVPKEAADTSFDAAACIGCGACVAACPNAAAMLFTAAKLTHLNQLPQGQPQRDHRSLSMVAAMSREGFGSCTNHGECEAVCPKEIPLEFIGDMNRDLIRASWRRRREPLPVPSAESPSNRGS, encoded by the coding sequence ATGAACCTGCATCTCAGAATCTGGCGCCAGCTCAAGTCCACTGCCCCCGGCGAGTTCAGGGACTACCAGGTAAAAAATATCGCTCCCGACCTTTCCTTCCTGGAGATGCTCGATGCGCTCAACGAAGACCTGAGCGCGCAGGGCGAGCCCCCGGTGGCGTTCGAACACGATTGCCGCGAGGGCATCTGCGGTTCGTGCGGATTTCTAATCAATGGGGTCGCGCATGGCGGCCAGCGCGGCACGACCGTGTGCCAGCTCTCGATGCGATTCTTCAAGGATGGGGACCGTCTGATCCTGGAACCGTGGCGCGCCGCAGCGTTCCCAGTCATCAGAGATCTGGTGGTCGACCGCTCCGCCTTTGACCGCATCGTCCAGGCCGGCGGCTTCATCAGCGCGCCTACCGGAAGTGCCCCCGATGCCAACGCGATTCTGGTTCCCAAGGAAGCCGCGGATACATCATTCGATGCCGCCGCGTGCATAGGGTGCGGCGCCTGCGTCGCGGCGTGCCCAAACGCCGCGGCCATGCTTTTCACCGCGGCCAAACTGACCCACCTCAACCAGTTGCCCCAAGGTCAGCCTCAACGCGATCACCGCAGCCTGAGCATGGTTGCAGCGATGTCGCGTGAGGGGTTCGGCAGTTGCACCAACCATGGCGAATGCGAAGCCGTCTGCCCCAAGGAGATACCCCTGGAGTTCATCGGGGACATGAATCGCGACCTGATCCGCGCCAGCTGGCGTCGCCGCCGCGAGCCACTACCTGTCCCGTCGGCGGAATCTCCGAGCAATCGAGGATCTTGA
- the sucC gene encoding ADP-forming succinate--CoA ligase subunit beta, whose amino-acid sequence MNIHEFQAKQILGRFGAPVPKGQPASTPDEAADAFRALGQPRAVVKAQIHAGGRGKAGGVKLLSSAQEAKDFTAQLLGKTLVTHQTGPQGRVVRRVYVEEASDVARELYLGMLVDRKAGMVSVIASTEGGMDIEEVAAKTPEKIITEPLDPLLGVSPFLGRKIAFALGLRDKQVNQFAALLGSIYKAFLETDASLVEINPLVVTKDGRVLCLDAKMSFDDNGLFRHPDIRELRDPNEEDPDETEAAKYDLSYVHLDGNIGCMVNGAGLAMATMDIVKVFGAEPANFLDVGGGANTEKVAAAFRILLSDQRVKGVLINIFGGIMRCDVLAQGVVEAARQVNLNVPLVVRMEGTNVEQGKKILAESGIKVIPASDMADAARRITQAIKA is encoded by the coding sequence ATGAACATCCACGAATTTCAGGCCAAGCAAATCCTCGGACGCTTTGGCGCGCCAGTACCGAAGGGACAACCCGCTTCGACTCCCGACGAAGCCGCCGACGCTTTCAGGGCGCTGGGTCAGCCGCGAGCGGTCGTCAAGGCCCAGATTCACGCGGGCGGACGCGGCAAGGCCGGTGGCGTGAAACTGCTTTCCTCCGCCCAAGAAGCAAAAGACTTCACGGCCCAGCTTCTCGGTAAGACGCTGGTGACCCACCAGACCGGACCGCAGGGGAGGGTGGTGCGGCGCGTCTATGTCGAAGAAGCGAGCGACGTCGCGCGCGAGCTCTATCTTGGAATGCTGGTCGATCGCAAAGCCGGCATGGTCTCCGTAATCGCTAGCACCGAGGGCGGCATGGATATCGAGGAAGTCGCTGCCAAGACTCCCGAAAAAATCATCACCGAACCACTCGATCCTCTCCTCGGCGTGTCGCCTTTCCTCGGCAGAAAGATCGCATTCGCTCTAGGCCTCAGAGACAAGCAGGTTAATCAGTTTGCCGCGCTGCTCGGGTCGATTTACAAGGCGTTCCTAGAAACCGACGCCTCACTGGTTGAGATCAACCCCCTCGTGGTGACCAAGGATGGTCGAGTGCTGTGCCTCGACGCGAAAATGTCCTTCGACGACAACGGGCTCTTCCGTCATCCGGATATCCGCGAGCTGCGCGATCCGAACGAGGAAGACCCCGACGAGACCGAAGCCGCAAAGTACGATCTGAGTTACGTGCATCTCGATGGAAATATTGGGTGCATGGTGAACGGTGCAGGCCTTGCGATGGCCACCATGGATATCGTCAAGGTCTTCGGTGCCGAACCCGCCAACTTCCTCGATGTCGGCGGCGGCGCTAACACCGAGAAGGTTGCTGCCGCGTTTCGCATCCTCCTTTCTGACCAACGGGTTAAAGGTGTCCTGATCAACATCTTTGGGGGCATCATGCGCTGCGACGTGCTGGCACAGGGCGTGGTGGAAGCAGCCAGGCAGGTAAACCTGAACGTCCCTCTGGTAGTCAGGATGGAAGGAACCAACGTCGAGCAAGGTAAGAAGATTCTTGCCGAGTCGGGCATCAAGGTGATTCCGGCATCCGACATGGCCGATGCTGCGCGACGTATCACACAAGCGATCAAGGCCTAG
- the rlmN gene encoding 23S rRNA (adenine(2503)-C(2))-methyltransferase RlmN — protein sequence MTEAIAAARGEDTGLNALRDLRDLSLEELEETVVAAGERAYRARQIAHWLYRRNVDSIDAMHDLPAALRAFLNHRFRLPPALVATVRRSSDGTRKLLVRLTDGEEIETVIIPAGNRITLCMSSQVGCAMRCAFCATARMGLHRNLSTGEIVSQIGAARQELGADEILTNYVFMGMGEPLANYPRLSQALKIMTAPWGMTISPRRITVSTVGLPPTMARLLAETSVNLAVSLHATTDEVRNRLAPINQRYPLAQLIEACSRLPLRRRSRVTFEYVMLAGVNDSPADASRLVKLLAPVRAKVNLICFNSFSGSGFQASSRSTLEAFQAILHKGNLTATIRESRGRDIAAACGQLYAEPHTETLSQ from the coding sequence GTGACCGAAGCAATCGCAGCTGCTCGCGGAGAGGACACCGGATTAAACGCGCTGCGCGACCTGCGGGATCTCTCACTCGAGGAACTGGAAGAAACCGTGGTCGCTGCCGGCGAGCGGGCGTATCGGGCCCGTCAGATTGCGCATTGGCTGTATCGCCGCAACGTGGACTCCATCGATGCAATGCACGATTTGCCGGCAGCGCTGCGAGCTTTCCTCAACCATCGCTTTAGACTCCCACCGGCTCTGGTTGCGACGGTGCGTCGGTCCAGCGATGGCACCCGCAAACTCCTTGTACGTCTAACCGACGGCGAGGAAATCGAAACGGTCATTATTCCCGCTGGCAATCGCATTACCCTCTGCATGTCTTCCCAAGTTGGTTGCGCCATGCGTTGTGCGTTCTGCGCAACCGCGCGCATGGGGCTGCATCGAAACCTCAGCACCGGCGAGATCGTCAGTCAGATTGGCGCGGCTCGCCAGGAGCTTGGCGCCGACGAGATCCTCACCAACTATGTTTTCATGGGCATGGGTGAGCCGCTGGCGAACTATCCGCGCCTGTCGCAGGCGCTGAAAATCATGACCGCGCCCTGGGGAATGACGATCTCGCCGCGAAGAATCACGGTTTCTACGGTGGGTTTGCCGCCGACTATGGCTCGCTTGCTGGCTGAAACCTCGGTCAATCTGGCTGTGTCGCTGCATGCCACAACGGACGAGGTCCGCAATCGCCTGGCGCCGATCAACCAACGTTATCCGCTAGCGCAACTGATCGAGGCTTGCTCGCGGCTGCCCCTTCGGCGCCGCAGTCGAGTCACCTTCGAGTACGTGATGCTCGCGGGAGTGAACGACTCGCCCGCCGACGCGAGCCGCCTAGTCAAGTTGCTGGCGCCGGTTCGGGCCAAAGTGAATTTGATCTGCTTCAACTCGTTTTCAGGATCCGGCTTTCAGGCAAGCTCGCGTTCCACCCTGGAGGCCTTTCAAGCCATTCTGCATAAAGGTAACTTGACGGCTACCATTCGCGAGAGCAGGGGACGCGACATTGCGGCCGCGTGCGGGCAGCTCTACGCAGAGCCTCATACAGAGACCTTAAGCCAATAG
- a CDS encoding succinate dehydrogenase cytochrome b subunit, producing MAASSAPTVRATEKSVMLATHPLGAFWATAVGKKLVMAVTGAIMIAFVLAHMLGNLKIFAGPDEINAYSRALRTLGQPELGYGDALWMVRVVLLTAVTLHIVAAVQLTRLSWNARPVTYQYRKSVETTWAAKTMRWGGLLLALFIVFHILHFTVGAVGFAPGQYRDLHVYQNVVAGFSVWPVAVLYIIAMAALCLHLDHGIWSFLQTFGWSTTRNVATLRAISRIIAIVIFAGFVSVPLSVMTGLVR from the coding sequence ATGGCAGCATCAAGTGCACCAACCGTGCGGGCAACAGAAAAATCCGTGATGCTTGCGACCCATCCGCTCGGAGCTTTCTGGGCAACCGCAGTTGGCAAAAAGCTCGTGATGGCGGTGACCGGCGCGATCATGATCGCATTCGTGCTGGCCCACATGCTCGGTAACCTCAAGATTTTCGCCGGCCCCGATGAGATCAACGCCTACTCCCGGGCCTTGCGTACCCTGGGCCAGCCGGAGCTCGGCTACGGCGATGCGCTGTGGATGGTGCGCGTCGTGCTGCTCACCGCCGTGACCCTTCACATCGTCGCCGCGGTGCAGTTGACCCGGCTCAGCTGGAATGCGCGTCCCGTCACCTACCAGTATCGGAAAAGCGTCGAGACTACCTGGGCCGCAAAGACCATGCGCTGGGGCGGTTTGCTGCTCGCCCTGTTCATCGTTTTTCATATCCTTCACTTCACGGTGGGCGCCGTCGGGTTCGCGCCCGGGCAGTACCGCGACCTCCATGTCTACCAGAACGTGGTCGCCGGATTTTCCGTATGGCCGGTGGCAGTGCTTTACATCATCGCGATGGCGGCGCTTTGCCTCCACCTCGACCACGGCATCTGGAGCTTCTTGCAGACTTTCGGTTGGAGCACGACGCGCAACGTCGCGACGCTGCGCGCCATCTCACGGATTATCGCAATCGTGATCTTCGCCGGCTTCGTCTCGGTACCGCTCAGCGTGATGACCGGGTTGGTCCGCTGA
- the sucD gene encoding succinate--CoA ligase subunit alpha: protein MSILVNKNTRVLTQGITGATGQLHTRACKEYGTQMVGGVVPGKGGTDFEGIPIFNTVEEARNATDANATVSYVPPPFAADAIVEAAAAGIELIICITEGVPVLDMVKVKAYLAGTRSRLIGPNCPGIITPGECKIGIMPGYIHKPGDIGVVSRSGTLTYEAVYQLTQLGLGQSTCIGIGGDPIVGTTHIDALKLFNEDPQTRAVIMIGEIGGTAEEEAAQYIKQNFKKPVVAFIAGQTAPKGRRMGHAGAIISGGSGTAADKIAALRAAGISVAMSPAELGITMKQVLEGKTAHQ, encoded by the coding sequence ATGAGCATTCTCGTCAACAAAAACACTCGGGTCCTCACCCAGGGCATCACCGGAGCGACCGGCCAGCTTCACACCCGAGCGTGCAAGGAATACGGCACCCAGATGGTCGGTGGTGTGGTTCCCGGAAAGGGCGGTACCGATTTCGAGGGCATTCCGATCTTCAACACGGTCGAAGAGGCGCGCAACGCGACCGACGCCAACGCGACGGTGAGTTACGTTCCTCCTCCGTTCGCCGCGGATGCGATCGTGGAGGCGGCGGCGGCAGGAATCGAGCTCATCATCTGCATTACGGAGGGCGTGCCAGTCCTCGACATGGTCAAGGTCAAGGCGTATCTGGCCGGCACCCGCTCACGCCTGATCGGTCCGAACTGCCCGGGAATCATCACCCCGGGCGAGTGCAAAATCGGCATTATGCCGGGCTACATCCACAAGCCCGGTGACATCGGCGTCGTCTCACGCTCAGGAACTCTCACCTACGAGGCGGTTTACCAGCTGACTCAACTGGGCCTCGGTCAATCGACCTGCATCGGTATTGGTGGTGATCCGATTGTCGGGACCACCCACATCGATGCGTTGAAACTGTTCAACGAAGACCCCCAGACCCGCGCAGTTATCATGATCGGCGAAATCGGCGGAACCGCCGAAGAGGAGGCGGCGCAATATATAAAGCAGAACTTTAAGAAGCCCGTAGTCGCGTTCATCGCCGGGCAAACCGCTCCCAAAGGCCGGCGCATGGGGCATGCCGGTGCGATCATCTCGGGGGGAAGTGGAACCGCCGCGGATAAAATCGCCGCGCTCAGGGCTGCCGGAATCTCAGTCGCGATGAGCCCCGCCGAACTCGGCATCACCATGAAGCAGGTGCTCGAAGGAAAGACGGCCCACCAGTAG
- a CDS encoding fumarate reductase/succinate dehydrogenase flavoprotein subunit → MEATTLDAKIPSGPIERKWDTCRFEMKLVNPANRRKHSIIVVGSGLAGAAGAASLGQQGYHVDCFSYHDTPRRAHSIAAQGGINAAKNYRNDGDSIYRLFYDTVKGGDFRSREANVYRLAQLSVNIIDQCVAQGVPFAREYGGLLDTRSFGGVQVSRTFYARGQTGQQLLLGAYQALEEQIAAGSVQMHARSEMLDVVVVDGKARGIVTRDLVTGAIECHVADVVVLATGGYSNVFNLSTNAKASNCTAIWRAYRRGAYFANPCFTQIHPTCIPLTSEHQSKLTLMSESLRNDGRVWVPKRKDDRRPPNEIPEDERDYYLERRYPSFGNLVPRDIASRAAKEICDEGGGVGPSGQGVYLDFRDAIQRMGPEAVREKYGNLFEIYEKITGEDAYRVPMRIYPAPHYTMGGLWVDYHLMSNVPGLFVAGEANFSDHGANRLGASALMQGLADGYFIIPATVPSYLASNPLPALDASHPAFQSVRDDVDQRVARLLGINGTRSADSYLRQLGKIVWDDCGMTRSEASIRHALGEITKLHEEFWRDLRVLGTGEELNQSLEKAGRVADFFELAELLCMDALHRRESCGGHFRTESQTSEGEALRDDAHFSYCAAWEYKGGDGAAPALHKEPLVFEYVHLAQRSYK, encoded by the coding sequence ATGGAAGCCACGACGCTGGATGCCAAGATTCCCTCAGGTCCAATCGAAAGGAAGTGGGACACCTGCCGGTTCGAGATGAAACTGGTAAATCCCGCCAACCGCCGTAAGCACTCCATCATCGTGGTCGGCTCGGGTCTCGCCGGCGCTGCCGGCGCCGCTTCGCTGGGCCAGCAGGGCTATCACGTTGACTGCTTTTCCTATCACGACACTCCGCGGCGCGCTCATTCGATCGCCGCCCAGGGCGGAATCAACGCCGCCAAAAACTATCGCAACGACGGCGACAGCATCTATCGTCTGTTCTACGACACGGTCAAGGGTGGAGATTTCCGTTCGCGCGAAGCAAACGTGTACCGCCTCGCGCAACTGAGTGTGAACATCATCGATCAGTGCGTAGCGCAGGGCGTCCCGTTCGCGCGTGAGTACGGCGGGTTGCTCGACACCCGCTCGTTTGGGGGCGTGCAGGTGTCGCGCACCTTCTACGCCCGCGGACAAACCGGCCAGCAGCTTCTGCTCGGTGCCTACCAGGCGCTTGAGGAGCAGATCGCCGCCGGCAGCGTGCAAATGCATGCGCGCAGCGAGATGCTCGATGTAGTAGTTGTCGATGGCAAAGCGCGCGGCATCGTGACGCGCGATCTGGTGACCGGCGCCATCGAGTGTCACGTCGCCGACGTGGTGGTGCTCGCGACCGGCGGTTATTCCAACGTCTTCAATCTGTCGACCAATGCTAAAGCATCGAATTGCACTGCCATCTGGCGTGCCTATCGTCGCGGCGCGTACTTCGCCAATCCGTGCTTCACGCAGATTCATCCGACCTGCATCCCGCTCACCAGCGAGCATCAGTCCAAGCTCACCCTGATGTCGGAGTCGCTGCGCAATGACGGCCGGGTGTGGGTGCCGAAAAGAAAGGACGACCGGCGCCCACCTAATGAGATTCCGGAAGACGAGCGCGACTACTACCTCGAGCGACGCTACCCGAGCTTTGGCAACCTGGTCCCGCGCGATATTGCATCGCGTGCTGCCAAGGAAATCTGCGACGAGGGCGGCGGAGTGGGACCTTCCGGGCAGGGCGTCTACCTGGACTTTCGCGATGCGATCCAACGCATGGGCCCGGAGGCGGTGCGCGAGAAGTACGGCAACCTGTTCGAAATTTACGAAAAGATCACCGGCGAGGATGCGTACCGGGTGCCGATGCGCATTTACCCCGCGCCGCACTACACCATGGGCGGCTTGTGGGTCGATTACCACCTGATGTCGAACGTCCCCGGGCTGTTCGTGGCGGGCGAGGCGAATTTCTCGGATCACGGCGCAAATCGGCTGGGCGCCAGCGCCTTGATGCAGGGCCTCGCCGACGGCTACTTCATTATTCCTGCGACGGTGCCAAGTTACCTCGCGTCCAACCCGCTCCCCGCGCTGGACGCTTCGCACCCGGCCTTTCAGTCGGTGCGTGACGATGTCGACCAGCGTGTCGCTAGGTTGCTCGGCATCAATGGCACACGCAGTGCGGATTCTTACCTTCGTCAGCTCGGCAAGATTGTCTGGGACGATTGCGGAATGACGCGCTCGGAAGCCAGCATCCGGCACGCACTCGGCGAAATTACCAAACTGCACGAGGAGTTCTGGCGTGACCTCCGCGTGCTCGGGACCGGCGAAGAGCTCAACCAATCGCTGGAGAAAGCGGGGCGAGTCGCAGATTTCTTCGAACTGGCCGAGTTGCTGTGCATGGATGCACTGCACCGAAGGGAATCCTGTGGGGGTCATTTCCGCACCGAGAGCCAGACCTCCGAAGGCGAGGCGTTGCGCGATGATGCCCACTTCTCCTATTGCGCGGCGTGGGAATACAAGGGCGGCGATGGCGCCGCGCCTGCGCTGCACAAGGAGCCGCTGGTGTTCGAGTACGTGCATCTAGCGCAACGGAGCTACAAGTAG
- the mtnP gene encoding S-methyl-5'-thioadenosine phosphorylase, producing the protein MTTTTIGVIGGSGFYQMPALERVEQIEIDTPFGKPSDPFLRGRIGDAEVIFLSRHGKGHRILPSEINFRANIFGMKTLGAQYLVSVSTAGSLRERIKPGEMVVPDQFIDHTWRRPSTFFGNGIVVHVSLADPVCRQLCSALAAAARGAGATTHEGGTYLCIEGPQFSSRAESHLYRSWNADVISMTAMQEARLAREAELCYAVLALVTDYDCWHESVAAVDIGEILRVMRLNVETAQQAVAGLARIIAARERTCPCSSALEGTIITDRSVIPPRLVEDLRPLIGKYLK; encoded by the coding sequence ATGACCACAACCACAATCGGCGTGATCGGAGGAAGCGGCTTTTATCAGATGCCCGCGCTGGAGCGGGTCGAGCAGATCGAAATCGACACGCCCTTTGGCAAACCTTCGGATCCGTTCTTGCGGGGCCGCATCGGGGACGCCGAAGTCATATTTCTCTCGCGCCACGGCAAGGGTCATCGCATCTTGCCCAGCGAGATAAACTTTCGCGCCAATATCTTCGGAATGAAGACGCTCGGCGCGCAGTACCTGGTATCGGTCAGTACCGCGGGCAGCTTGAGAGAGCGGATCAAACCGGGCGAGATGGTGGTTCCCGATCAGTTTATCGATCACACTTGGCGACGCCCCAGCACCTTCTTCGGCAACGGCATCGTCGTGCATGTTTCGCTCGCCGATCCGGTCTGTCGGCAGCTGTGCTCGGCCCTCGCCGCGGCGGCGCGCGGGGCCGGCGCAACGACCCATGAGGGAGGGACGTATCTCTGCATCGAGGGCCCACAATTCTCTTCGCGCGCCGAATCACACCTCTATCGTTCCTGGAACGCCGACGTGATCAGCATGACCGCAATGCAGGAAGCGCGGCTCGCGCGCGAAGCTGAGCTTTGCTACGCAGTCCTGGCCCTCGTGACCGACTACGATTGCTGGCATGAGAGCGTCGCCGCGGTCGACATCGGAGAGATCTTGCGAGTCATGCGCCTCAACGTCGAAACCGCCCAGCAAGCGGTGGCCGGGCTCGCGCGGATCATCGCCGCCCGCGAGCGAACCTGCCCTTGCTCCAGCGCGCTGGAGGGCACCATTATCACCGACCGAAGCGTTATCCCCCCGCGACTCGTCGAGGATCTTCGGCCTTTAATCGGCAAGTACCTGAAATAG
- a CDS encoding PfkB family carbohydrate kinase: MSIVVVGFLAYDTVETAAGKVEEVMGGGGSYFSVAARFFSPVSIVAVVGMDFRQSDLTFFSERGIDIRGVVTREGKTTRWHGRYHEDLNRRDTIKLSLNVLENFTPELLPDQRRADYAYLAPNDPDLQEHVLDQLQSPKLVAADLYDYWIENTREGLARVLPRIQILLCSDGEARLLTGEHNLVKAGRAILKMGPETVLIKRGEYGVLQFSKAGMFAVPAYPLEDVVDPTGAGDTFAGGLMGFLARHGRMSESILRTAVVYGSVMGSFVVEDFSLQRLEKLTWEEIEKRYRAFVELTDSHHARWISQ; this comes from the coding sequence ATGAGCATCGTGGTTGTAGGATTCTTGGCGTATGACACGGTCGAAACCGCTGCCGGCAAGGTTGAGGAAGTCATGGGGGGCGGCGGCAGCTATTTTTCAGTGGCGGCAAGGTTCTTTTCGCCGGTTAGCATCGTTGCGGTGGTGGGCATGGACTTCCGGCAGAGTGATCTTACGTTCTTCAGCGAGCGGGGGATCGACATTCGGGGAGTGGTGACGCGCGAGGGAAAGACCACGCGCTGGCATGGCCGCTATCACGAGGACCTGAACAGGCGCGACACGATCAAGCTTTCGCTCAACGTGCTCGAAAATTTTACGCCCGAGTTATTGCCCGATCAGCGCCGCGCCGACTACGCGTATTTGGCGCCCAACGATCCAGATCTGCAGGAACACGTGCTCGATCAACTGCAGAGCCCCAAGCTGGTGGCGGCGGACCTCTACGATTACTGGATCGAAAACACTCGAGAGGGATTGGCCCGCGTCCTTCCCCGCATTCAGATCCTGCTGTGCAGTGATGGCGAGGCTCGCCTGCTGACCGGGGAGCACAATCTCGTTAAAGCCGGGCGCGCGATCCTGAAGATGGGTCCTGAAACAGTGCTCATCAAGCGCGGCGAATACGGGGTCCTCCAATTCAGCAAAGCGGGGATGTTCGCCGTGCCCGCCTATCCACTCGAAGATGTCGTCGATCCAACCGGAGCCGGGGATACTTTCGCCGGCGGGTTGATGGGATTCCTGGCGCGCCATGGCCGGATGAGCGAATCCATTCTCCGTACCGCAGTCGTTTACGGGAGCGTGATGGGCTCCTTTGTCGTTGAGGACTTTTCCCTCCAGCGCCTCGAGAAACTCACCTGGGAGGAAATCGAAAAGCGCTACCGCGCCTTCGTCGAGCTAACCGACTCGCATCACGCGCGATGGATCTCTCAATAG